Proteins from a genomic interval of Harpia harpyja isolate bHarHar1 chromosome 9, bHarHar1 primary haplotype, whole genome shotgun sequence:
- the LOC128145984 gene encoding protein enabled homolog: MRRLCRAAGAAAGCGGSGAPPPGPPPPPAPARPGRPWTLPAGPAARPECCVCPVELGMSHGAMHVPRSHACPMEPSMSHGPMDVPWSHTCPLELWLSHGAVDVPWSHLCSMDLWMSHGAIRVPWSCRCLMKPSFPREPMDAPQSHPHPVRVPRGRSHIHVPSVGQRSRQQPPTTPPRLPFSAPPPKPRRTPHR, translated from the exons ATGCGCCGCCTCTGCcgggctgccggggcggcggcAGGTTGCGGAGGCTCCGGAGCGCCTCCCCCcggtccgcccccccccccggccccggcccgccccggccggccTTGGAccctgcccgccggccccgccgcccgcccg GAATGCTGCGTGTGTCCTGTGGAGCTGGGCATGTCCCATGGAGCCATGCATGTCCCAAGGAGCCATGCATGTCCCATGGAGCCATCCATGTCCCATGGACCTATGGATGTCCCATGGAGCCATACATGTCCCTTGGAGCTGTGGCTGTCCCATGGAGCTGTGGATGTCCCATGGAGCCATCTGTGTTCCATGGACCTATGGATGTCCCATGGAGCCATACGTGTCCCTTGGAGCTGTAGGTGTCTCATGAAGCCATCCTTCCCCCGTGAACCTATGGATGCTCCACAGAGCCATCCACATCCCGTGCGCGTCCCACGAGGCAGGTCCCACATTCATGTCCCCTCCGTGGGGCAGCGCTCACGGCAgcagccccccaccaccccaccccgaCTCCCATTTTCGGCTCCCCCACCGAAGCCTCGCAGGACCCCACATCGGTGA
- the RNF215 gene encoding RING finger protein 215 — MAAVRAALLAPLLALCRGGPGPAPAPAPGPGSGPAARVEVAVAGPGPGNGAGNGAGMAAGPGGSYTLRGAVLGAGGGRGAPRRGEEEEEEDEEEIRGRLLLVGDAEPELGAADSWIGVVPVGEEPAEVPRGAKEESFTAAVVSKMKRALVLGASALLILALNQNAIRELDVSQLLAKPVIVIQSSDNVTKLLGALLRGLRATAKITYQAVLLENLGVTLTLWSTCGLSRGGLYGEWQGVICTGENSSQVQKYLQQLWNTILLIALLLCTGVIVQAQRQSRQDPSEQDAELDLKQHIRRRLSALKTRRYHPGKPLRSRACEIDSCAVCLDQFHKSQWLRVLPCSHEFHRDCVDPWLLLQQTCPLCKRNILGNCCTES; from the exons ATGGCGGCGGTGCGGGCCGCGCTGCTGGCGCCGCTGCTGGCGCTTTGCCGGGGCGGGccgggaccggcaccggcaccggcaccgggaccggggTCAGGGCCCGCCGCCCGCGTCGAGGTGGCGGtggccgggcccgggccggggAATGGGGCCGGGAACGGGGCGGGGatggcggcggggcccggcgggtcCTACACGCTGCGCGGGGCCGTGCtgggcgcggggggcggccggggggctcCGCggcggggcgaggaggaggaggaggaggacgaagAGGAGATCCGCGGCCGCCTGCTGCTG GTGGGAGACGCGGAGCCCGAGCTGGGCGCTGCCGACAGCTGGATCGGCGTGGTGCCCGTCGGCGAGGAGCCGGCCGAGGTCCCCCGGGGTGCCAAGGAGGAGTCCTTCACCGCCGCCGTCGTCAGCAAG ATGAAGCGAGCCCTGGTGCTGGGGGCATCAGCCCTGCTCATCCTGGCGCTGAACCAGAACGCCATCCGGGAG CTGGACGTTTCCCAGCTTCTTGCCAAGCCTGTGATCGTGATCCAGTCCTCGGACAACGTCACCAAGCTGCTGGGAGCGCTGCTGCG CGGTCTCCGGGCTACGGCGAAGATCACGTACCAGGCGGTGCTGCTGGAGAACCTG GGAGTGACCCTCACCCTGTGGTCGACCTGCGGCCTCTCCCGAGGGGGCCTCTACGGGGAGTGGCAGGGGGTCATCTGCACGGGGGAGAACAGCTCGCAGGTCCAG AAGTATCTCCAGCAGCTGTGGAACACCATCCTGCTGATCGCCCTGCTCCTCTGCACCGGGGTGATCGTGCAGGCCCAGCGGCAGTCGCGGCAAGACCCGTCAGAGCAGGATGCCGAG CTGGACCTGAAGCAGCACATTCGGCGGCGGCTGTCGGCGCTGAAAACACGGCGGTACCATCCCGGCAAACCACTCCGGAGCCGGGCCTGCGAGATCGATAGCTGTGCCGTCTGCTTGGACCAGTTCCACAAGAGCCAG TGGCTGCGGGTGCTGCCCTGCTCCCACGAGTTTCACCGGGACTGCGTGGACCCCTGGCTTCTCCTCCAGCAGACCTGTCCCCTCTGCAAGCGCAACATCCTGG GGAACTGCTGCACGGAGAGCTAG